DNA from Vulpes vulpes isolate BD-2025 chromosome 9, VulVul3, whole genome shotgun sequence:
TTGTTAGCCGGGTGGTTGAGCACAGTCCCCTGCTCCCTGTCCCTTCACAGGACCCTCCCTGGAGCCCCTGTTCCTGACCCCGCTTTCCTGCTGGTGTCCCTTTGATTTGTTGCCTGCGAGCAAACAAGGGCTGAGGCGGAGGATCACCTTCAGGGCCTGGGCCCCTGGAGGGGTGTTGGGAGGACATCCGCAGGTCCAGGCTCTGGCCTGGGACCACTGTGCGCGTCCTCCCCACTGGCCCCCTGAACCACGCCTCACACTGCAACCTGTTGTTGCCATAATTCAGACACCTCTTTAGAAATTGGATATTTTAGCCCTTAATAGTTCTGGGTTTTCTTAAAATACCAGACGATCTGCAGCAGAAGGCCCTCTGCCTGTGGGCAGCAGTTGGCCAGCACAGACCAGAGGCCCTGGGAGGCTGGTGGCACCTCACCACTCATCAGCCTGTGCTGTAGTGACGTAGTAAACAGGTCCTGGGAAGGCGTTTtggcctctgatttttttttttcttaagtttgtttgttttgtggaagTTTTGCCTCTGAATGTTTTCATTGCAGTACAATTTACGTAAGTGAAACAGCCCTCAGGTGCTCCCCTCCATGACTTCGGATGGGTGCAGACACCTGTGTGACCGCGACCCCACCCAGAATCCCCGGGTTCTCTGGTGCcgtcctgccccagcccccacaaCGGCCTCATCGTAGCTCCATTTACCTCTTCTAGAATTTCATGCAGATGGAATCACAGAATAAGTACATGTTTGTGTCTGGCCTCTCTTTTGTGGCATGGCGGTTGGGAGGGAAATCTGATAGTGTTTCCTTGCTGCGTTGTCATCGATGTGGTGAGAACTCTGTACTTTTTGTAACTTACAGGTTTCCTCTGACCGTTTGTAAGGTCTGTTTTCATGAATATTCCAGAGGAACTTGAAGGAGTACTCCCTAGTTTTCAGTTCAGAGTGCCATGCCCCTGGTTGTGTAAGGCGTGCTGCTCACTTGGACACAGAGTAGGCCTGGATCCCCTTTCGTTGCTCTCCACCAGCACCCGCGTGTCTGCAGCGGCTGCGTTGTGTTGTGGATGCTGCTGCATTTGCTGCTGCAGTGTCTCCGTGGTGACTTGCACCCTCAGCGTCCCAGAGAGCTGTTCTTCATCTGGCTTAACGCATTTCGGCTTGAAGTTCATCGTCCCCCATAGTGGGATCGTGATGCTTGCTTTCCTGGTGTCTGCTTTTGCCCGGCTCCGAAACGCCTTTCTGAACCTCTTGGTTTCTGGTGCATCGCGCATAGCGAGAGTTGAAGGTCTTGCTTTGTGATCCAGTCTGAAaagcttcttcctttttatgtGGGTTCAGGTGTGTTTGGCCTTAGttctgccttattttattttattttttattttttaagattttacctattcatgagagaaagaggcagagacacatgcagagggagaagcagcaggctccatgcagggagcccgatgcaggactcaatcccgggaccccaggaccaccccctgagccgaaggcagacgctcaaccgctgagccacccaggcgtccttagaGTAAAAATGTTCCCCACTTGGCCTGTGCCTTGGTTTGCCCACCTGGGGGACGTTGCTGCTCAGGGGTGGACTGTGGGCCTGCtcgcagcccctgccccagctcccatCTTCCAGCAGCTTCTATGCGTACACAGTCAGGATGTCCACCACCTGGGACTAGTCCCTGTTCTCCCGGCGAACACATCCAGCACTTACTCGGAATCCCTTTGCCGTCCCTTCCCCGAGGCCTCCGGGCAAAGCCGGCCCCGTGGCCGTGTCCTCAGAGGATTCGAAGGAGCAGACTTCCCAGCGTGTTAGTGTTGAGACTGCCCAATGTGGCGCCGTCTGGCAGGAGCACAGCGTGAGCTCACATGCACATGAAATTGTCCAGTAGCAACACTGAAAAGGTAAAGAgaggtgtggagggagggagggagggagggagggagggagagagagagagagagagagagagagagagagagagagaaagaaagaaagaaaagaaagaaaagagaaaagaaaagaaagaaagaaaagaaaaggaagggaagggagagagaagggaagggaagggagagagaaagaggagagaaaaagaaaggaaaaaaagaaaagaaagaaagagaaagaaaagaaagaaagatgaaattaactttaataatatattctgtTTAACTCggagcacctgactggctcagtcagaggagcgcgactcttgattttgggtcgtGAGTTGAAGCCTCGTGGTGCATATGGAGGCTACtaaaaactacataaataaaaactttaggggcacctgggcggctcaggcgGTTAGGCATCTGTCAGGTCAtagtcctgaggtcctgggatcgagccttatgctgggctctctccctctctgccccctgaCCCCAGCTCAGGCTTTctatctcaaatgaatgaaaatgaagtctttaaaaaaaaaaaaaaaacttaaaaaaattttttatttaacccCATAGGGTCTGAAaaacatgatcatttcaacatataatcaccaaaaccaaaaaagttACTGGGATGTTTGACATTCTCCTTTATTCCTTGAGTTTTTGAAATCCAGTGCATCTTCCCCTTGAAGCACATCTCTGTGGACCAGCGACATCAGGTGTCAGGTGTGCACGTGTGGCCGCGAGCGGCCGTGTCAGCACAGGTCTGTAGCCCGTGTGTCGCACAGAGTTGTGGCAGCTACAAAGGCCTTGGCGCTCGCGCCCTGTGCATGTTGTGAGTGTGGCTGTGGCGTCTTCTGGACGCTGTCAGGAGCCTGGTGTGCTCTCCACCCTGCGGACTTACTTTCCTGTTCACACAGTCATACACATGGCATCAAGCGTGTGGCCAGAGCGTCTGGCTTTTCTCCCTTGGTTCCCCCACACGTGGCACGTGTCAGGGcttcactcctttttatggcCAGTGCTGTTCGCCGTCTGCCTGGGCCACACGCTGTCATCCACCCATCGGCTGTGAGCAGCAGTCCGGCCCCTGGGGATGTGTGCCCTGCCGTCGGGGACGCCCAGCAGCGGGCCTGGAGCTGCCCGACCCTCGCGGGGGCCCGTGGCACATGCCCGCAGCACGAGGGGCTCTCGGCCTCCTTGACTCTGTCTTCGTGTCACTCTTCTCAGGCCGTGTGTGGCTGGCTCGGCCCTGAGCCCCACGCCGTCCACGGGGCTGCTTCCTGAGCTGCCTCCACGTCAGCTTCCTCGGGCTGCTCTGCGCTGTGTCTCCCCCAGTTCTTACGGCTCCCGCTTTCTTGACACTGCTCTCCTTcgttcttttttgaaaaagaaacattacagggatgcctggttgcGGGgcggtgctcagtggttgagcatctgataaCTTGAGCTCCTGGATTCACTTGTGCCTGAGCAACCCCTGGACTCTTCATAAGGGACCATATATAAAATTCTCCTCCACATCGAGTTGGATCTCTGATATTTGCCGCTAAAATGGCCCCAAGTATGGGCCCCTGAGggggcttagcagttgagcgtctgccctcggcccagggtgtgaccgcGGCGTCCCGagatcgagcctgcttctccctccgcctgtgtctctgcctctctctgtgtctcaggaataaataaataaaatcttaaaaataaataaaataaacattactgtatctattttatttgttttaaagatttatttcagaaacaGAGGAATTGGGGATaggacaggggcagaggcagagggagagaagcagcctccactgAGCACCTGAGGCCACggtcctgaggtcatgacctgagctgagatccagagttggGGCTCCCCGGCCTGCGCTGCCGGCGCCCTCCGCTCCCTGGTTCTTCATCTCCCACCAGGGCTCTTCCTCCCCAGTGGCTTGGCCCGGTGCCAAGTGCCCGGTGCTGAGCCGGTGCTCGCAGCCTCCCCGGGCGGGGACCGTGGCAGGTGGCAGCCCCCGCACTCTGCGCTCCTCCCGGCGTCCACTCTGAGGCCAACTCCCACGGCTCAGCTCCCACGGCCAGCGTGAGGGAGACGCGGAGCGGGGCCCGTGTCCGACGGCCGCTCCTGGCCTCCAGACGGCAGGCCCTCCCGCCGCGCCCTCCGCGCCTTCCTGTCTTCCccagggggaggtgggcagggaccgGAGGGGTAGCTCCCTGTGGAGATGGTAACGACCGGCCTGCGCCCTCGCCCTCAGAGCCCCGGGAACCTTGGGGGGGATTCGGGGGAACCCGGCGCGCTCCCTCTCCGGGAGGCCCCCCGGCAGCCCGGCCCGGAGGACGCCGTCGGGGAGACGGGGACCGGCCGTCGGGGAGCCAGGCGGGCCAGGACGGCCTTCCCTCCGTGCCGCCAGACTGAGTGCCTCAGAGCCCGCGGCCGGCTAAGAAAACGGAATTTCTGTTTATTGTGGAAACCTTGGATCCCGTTGTCCTTCACGCCCAGACCCTCCTCTCTTTTCTGCGTAGGAGCCGCGGACGTGTGCTCATCACTTGGCCTTTTTCTCGCCCTCTCGACAGGTGGCCAGTGGCATGTTCGTGCTCACGTAGGGTCTGCTGTAATGGTGAGGGCGTGCTTCCACACGCAGTGTGCACATCCACACAAAGCAGGGCGCACGTAGGAGTCCACTGGATGCGGAGCCCACTGACCGCCTCTTCCTTTTGTCCTCAGAGCCCCCCACGATGAACCCCGTGGTGGAACCGCTGTCCTGGATGCTGGGGACCTGGCTGTCAGACCCACCGGGAGCCGGGACCTTCCCGACACTGCAGCCCTTCCAGTACCTGGAGGAGGTGTGCATCTCCCACGTGGGCCAGCCTGTGCTGAACTTCTCGTAAGTGCCCCCACCCCGACTGCCTGTGAGCAGCGCCAGGCTGAGACACGCAGGCACCAGGCGGGTTGTGTTTCAGAGAGGCACCCTCTCCCTAACCTGACTCTGGTCACACTTGGGGAACGGCactttctgggtctctcacgTATCTGAAGGTGTGAGGCTGAGCACAAAACCTCATCAGGCTTGTTTGTGCAAACACAAAAGTAAGTGCTTGTGCTTAGATCTCTCGTTCCACGCTGTACCTGATGTGAAGTCACCCCCACGTTACTGAAAACAGAATGGCCTGGCTTTCTTTTAGAATCCCTCCTGCCCCTGAGCTACTTGAGGTCTCAGGGAAGTTGTCAGTATGCGTAAGTCATCCCTACACCCagcacggggcttgaactcacggccttgggatcaagacctaaactgagatcaagGGTCGGACACCTAACCTCCTAAGCCGCCCAGGCGCCAGACAGCTACGTTGTTTTATATTTGGAGGGTGGaggtgctttatattttttttaatttttatttatttatgatagtcatcacagagagagagagagagagagagagagagagagaggcagagacataggcagagggagaagcaggctccatgccgcgggagcccgacatgggattcgatcccaggtctccaggatcgcgccctgggccaagggcaggcgctaaaccgctgcgccacccagggatcccgtggaGGTGCTTTATAAAGTGAGAAGAGTGTCCGATACCTGGGGCTTCACCTTTCCTGCTGTCCGCAGGTTCAACGCCTTCCATCCGGACACACGCAAACCCATGCACAGGGAGTGTGGCTTCATCCGCCTCAAGCCCGATACCAACAAGGTGGCCTTTGTCAGCGCCCAGAACACAGGTACGC
Protein-coding regions in this window:
- the THAP4 gene encoding peroxynitrite isomerase THAP4 isoform X2 gives rise to the protein MEPPTMNPVVEPLSWMLGTWLSDPPGAGTFPTLQPFQYLEEVCISHVGQPVLNFSFNAFHPDTRKPMHRECGFIRLKPDTNKVAFVSAQNTGIVEVEEGEVNGQELCITSHSIARISFAKEPHVEQITRKFRLNSEGKLEQTVSMATTTQPMTQHLHITYKRVTP